A region of uncultured Desulfobacter sp. DNA encodes the following proteins:
- the hybB gene encoding NrfD/PsrC family molybdoenzyme membrane anchor subunit, translating to MHKPMALRKPFWTPGVLVMVAFMIAGAVAILARFTGGIGYVANLSTARPWGLWVGVDVATGVALAAGGFTTAAVAHIFGRHAYEPVTRPALLTAVLGYTFVVLGLIVDIGRSWAIWKPMFNWNTNSVLFEVAMCVMCYLNVLYLEFFPIVAEQFKGNVNLPGPLALLNGLVDDILHIGDAIIDKIMWALIILGVVLSCMHQSSLGSLMLIAPTKLHPLWYTPILPLLFLTSAFAVGYPMVVFETTIATSSFKLDSEMNILTPLTRITIFLLGFYMVLKIGDMAVRGTWIYLLDGTAQSNAFVAELVLGVILPWLMLLSSKIRASRKGLFIAATLIVAGVVLNRINVFIVGFKPPLSDPGYFPSIGEMMVTFGLIATLMFIYRIAVTYLPVLQGSQEVSR from the coding sequence ATGCATAAACCCATGGCATTAAGAAAACCGTTCTGGACCCCCGGGGTTCTGGTGATGGTGGCCTTTATGATTGCCGGTGCTGTCGCCATTCTTGCCCGGTTTACCGGGGGGATCGGATATGTGGCAAATTTAAGCACGGCCCGGCCCTGGGGGCTTTGGGTGGGTGTGGATGTAGCCACAGGCGTGGCCCTGGCTGCCGGCGGATTTACGACGGCGGCTGTGGCCCATATTTTTGGTCGGCATGCCTATGAACCTGTCACCCGGCCAGCACTGCTCACCGCTGTTTTAGGGTACACCTTTGTGGTTCTTGGGCTGATTGTGGATATCGGCCGTTCCTGGGCGATCTGGAAACCCATGTTCAACTGGAATACCAACTCCGTATTGTTTGAAGTGGCCATGTGCGTCATGTGCTATCTCAATGTACTTTATCTGGAGTTCTTTCCCATTGTGGCAGAGCAGTTTAAAGGAAATGTAAACCTGCCGGGTCCATTGGCCCTGCTTAACGGCCTGGTGGATGACATTTTACACATCGGGGACGCCATTATCGATAAGATCATGTGGGCTTTGATTATTCTGGGGGTGGTACTCTCGTGTATGCACCAGTCCAGTCTGGGATCGTTGATGCTCATTGCTCCCACCAAACTGCATCCGTTGTGGTATACGCCCATTCTGCCGCTGTTGTTTTTGACATCAGCGTTTGCCGTGGGCTATCCCATGGTGGTATTTGAAACCACCATTGCCACCTCTTCGTTCAAGCTGGATTCGGAAATGAATATTCTGACGCCCTTAACCCGGATCACCATCTTTCTTCTGGGGTTCTATATGGTACTCAAAATCGGGGATATGGCGGTCCGGGGCACCTGGATCTATCTTCTGGACGGCACGGCCCAGAGCAATGCCTTTGTGGCGGAGCTGGTTTTGGGTGTGATCCTTCCCTGGCTTATGCTGCTTTCTTCCAAAATAAGGGCATCGCGCAAAGGCCTTTTTATTGCGGCAACGCTTATTGTGGCTGGGGTGGTCCTGAACCGGATCAACGTATTTATTGTCGGATTTAAACCGCCGCTGAGTGATCCGGGGTATTTCCCTTCCATCGGGGAGATGATGGTGACCTTTGGATTGATTGCCACGCTTATGTTCATCTACAGGATCGCGGTGACCTATCTGCCGGTGCTCCAAGGCTCACAGGAGGTGTCCCGATGA
- the hybA gene encoding hydrogenase 2 operon protein HybA → MQLSRRHFFKIMGVATATATVAPAAADAWQSKSPPDPFGCLVDLTRCVGCRKCEEACAEVNHLPTPERAACQCTIFEKKRRPDDKAYTVVNRYFTGTVDENDAPVPTFAKVQCMHCQDPACVSACIVGALTKDETGAVRYNVDKCIGCRYCMVACPFEIPAYEYFDPVTPRVMKCTFCYDRISKDGGLPGCATICPTEALTFGKRNPLLNMAQKRLAQNPGKYIDHIYGEKEAGGTSWLYISAVPFETVNLPVLPDKPMPKLSENIQHSLFSYLWSPIALFSLLGAIMFGTHKAQKPKETPSQKGGRNA, encoded by the coding sequence ATGCAGCTGAGCAGAAGGCATTTTTTTAAAATCATGGGCGTGGCTACGGCTACGGCAACCGTTGCGCCGGCAGCCGCCGACGCCTGGCAGTCTAAATCCCCGCCTGATCCGTTCGGGTGCCTGGTGGACCTGACCCGGTGTGTGGGGTGCCGCAAATGCGAAGAGGCCTGCGCCGAAGTCAACCATTTGCCAACACCGGAACGGGCTGCCTGTCAATGTACTATTTTTGAAAAGAAGCGGCGTCCGGACGATAAGGCCTATACGGTGGTCAACCGATATTTTACCGGAACAGTGGATGAAAATGATGCCCCGGTTCCCACCTTTGCCAAGGTCCAGTGCATGCATTGCCAGGATCCGGCCTGTGTGTCGGCCTGCATTGTGGGTGCGCTAACCAAGGACGAGACCGGTGCGGTGCGGTACAATGTGGATAAATGCATCGGCTGCCGCTACTGCATGGTGGCCTGTCCCTTTGAGATTCCGGCATACGAGTATTTTGATCCTGTCACCCCCCGGGTGATGAAATGCACTTTCTGCTACGACAGGATATCAAAGGATGGCGGACTGCCCGGATGCGCCACCATCTGCCCCACCGAAGCCCTGACATTCGGCAAACGCAACCCCCTGTTAAACATGGCCCAAAAACGGCTGGCCCAGAACCCGGGTAAGTATATTGACCACATCTACGGGGAGAAAGAGGCGGGGGGCACCTCCTGGCTTTATATCTCTGCAGTTCCCTTTGAAACGGTCAACCTGCCGGTTTTGCCGGATAAGCCCATGCCAAAGCTGTCGGAAAACATCCAGCACTCACTGTTCAGTTATCTGTGGTCGCCCATTGCACTTTTCAGCCTTTTAGGCGCGATTATGTTCGGCACACACAAAGCCCAAAAACCCAAAGAGACGCCTTCTCAGAAAGGAGGTCGTAATGCATAA
- a CDS encoding sigma 54-interacting transcriptional regulator — translation MQIHEHEMDVFWEKIVNTINDGLMFIGPDGTIQMVNKAFENLTGYTSAQAVGMSCRMLECDACEQTLAPLDKSVWCRLFAPREAEMQKCRCLIKRRDGSYLPVLKNAAAFRNEHQNVVGVVETLTDISELERLDKQVNMLARQRSHDNDFFGMTGKSQQMETVFDMIRKASDSNAPVIILGESGAGKELVADAIHLNGARKQGPFIRLNCAALNPAVLESEMFGHVKGAFTGAHSNRVGRFEAAHQGSFFLDEIGDMPLPLQTKLLRVLESGQFERVGEITPVRVNVRIITATNKNLEALIEKNEFRQDLFFRINVIPIYLPPLRQRTEDIPLLVNTFIRQCNQSTGKTISGVSRDVMDLFMSYQWPGNIRELKNAMDYAFVTADGPTIQLNHIPKRLGADAAISTRPSNTERPDDTTDEKQQLIDALRKANGNQTCAAKLLNINRVTVWNRMKKYQIDLQKTLTCK, via the coding sequence ATGCAGATACATGAACACGAAATGGATGTATTCTGGGAAAAGATAGTCAACACGATCAACGATGGGTTGATGTTTATTGGGCCGGACGGGACCATTCAGATGGTTAACAAGGCTTTTGAAAATCTGACCGGCTATACATCGGCCCAGGCTGTGGGTATGTCCTGCCGTATGTTAGAATGTGACGCCTGTGAGCAGACCCTGGCTCCCTTAGATAAGTCAGTCTGGTGTCGTCTGTTTGCCCCCCGGGAGGCGGAAATGCAGAAGTGCCGATGCCTGATCAAGCGCAGAGACGGCAGCTATCTGCCTGTTTTAAAAAATGCCGCGGCATTTAGAAATGAACACCAGAATGTGGTAGGGGTGGTTGAAACCTTGACCGACATTTCGGAACTTGAGCGCCTGGATAAACAGGTGAATATGCTTGCCAGACAGCGCAGCCATGACAATGACTTTTTTGGCATGACAGGCAAATCACAGCAAATGGAAACCGTGTTTGACATGATCCGAAAGGCTTCGGATTCCAATGCCCCTGTAATAATTCTGGGAGAAAGCGGGGCCGGCAAGGAGTTGGTTGCCGATGCCATTCATCTGAATGGTGCCAGAAAACAAGGACCGTTTATCCGGCTCAATTGCGCGGCCTTAAACCCGGCGGTCCTGGAAAGCGAGATGTTCGGTCATGTTAAAGGGGCATTCACCGGGGCCCACAGCAACCGCGTTGGCCGATTTGAGGCGGCACACCAGGGCAGTTTCTTTTTGGACGAAATCGGCGACATGCCCCTGCCCCTGCAAACCAAACTGTTGCGGGTGCTTGAGTCCGGGCAGTTTGAACGCGTGGGCGAGATCACCCCCGTCCGGGTGAATGTCAGAATCATCACAGCCACTAACAAAAATCTTGAAGCACTGATTGAAAAAAATGAATTCCGTCAGGACCTGTTTTTTCGAATCAACGTTATTCCCATTTACCTGCCGCCGCTCAGGCAGCGCACCGAAGACATCCCGTTGCTTGTAAACACCTTTATTCGGCAGTGCAATCAAAGCACCGGAAAAACCATCTCCGGCGTCAGCCGGGACGTGATGGACTTGTTCATGTCATACCAATGGCCCGGCAATATCCGTGAACTCAAAAATGCCATGGATTACGCATTTGTGACGGCTGACGGCCCGACAATCCAGCTCAATCATATTCCCAAGCGCCTTGGTGCAGATGCCGCGATATCGACCAGGCCATCAAATACAGAGCGTCCAGATGACACAACCGATGAAAAACAGCAACTAATTGATGCCTTGAGAAAGGCAAACGGAAACCAGACCTGTGCAGCAAAACTTCTCAATATCAACCGTGTCACGGTATGGAACCGAATGAAGAAGTATCAGATCGATTTGCAGAAAACGTTGACATGCAAGTGA
- the serA gene encoding phosphoglycerate dehydrogenase, which translates to MKVLVSDKMDESGIDIFRNQEGIDVDVKTGLSPEELKEIIGQYDALAIRSATKVTADLLESATKLKVVARAGIGLDNVDIDAATKKGVAVMNTPGGNTITTAEHAMAMMMAMTRNIPRGTASLKAGRWDKKLLQGRELFNKTLGVVGFGNIGSIAAGLGKGLRMNVIVFDPNISSEHIEKAGFEYVTLDELYARSDYITIHVPKMDATIDLLDAQAFAKMKTGVMVINCARGGIVNEAALYDAIQSGKVAGAALDVFATEPPGGDHPLLQLDQVIATPHLGASTKEAQTNVSVAAANQIIAYLLHNTVINAVNVPSVTGDVLKQLKPFLYLVEQMGKMQAQYSKGGVREIEIEYIGKFPDLDLKPLTINGIKGMLNEYVRDEVNSVNAVSLANEMGIKISESTSQEAGNFLNLVRMTVVTDTQTNILEGTIFGKDDARIVRINKFRLEVIPEGHLSIIHNVDKPGSIGAIGQKLGEHSINIARMMVGREDDGDRNIIFLRTDTQVPPEVVKEIEALELVNTMTTFEL; encoded by the coding sequence ATGAAGGTACTGGTCAGTGATAAAATGGATGAGTCCGGCATTGATATTTTCAGAAACCAGGAAGGTATAGATGTCGATGTCAAGACCGGGCTTTCACCCGAAGAACTCAAAGAAATCATCGGGCAGTACGATGCCCTGGCCATCCGCAGCGCCACCAAGGTGACTGCGGACCTGCTTGAGTCCGCAACGAAACTTAAAGTTGTTGCCCGGGCCGGCATCGGCCTGGATAATGTGGATATTGACGCCGCCACCAAAAAAGGTGTTGCCGTCATGAACACCCCGGGGGGCAACACCATTACCACAGCCGAGCATGCCATGGCCATGATGATGGCCATGACCCGCAATATTCCCAGGGGAACCGCATCCCTGAAAGCCGGGCGCTGGGATAAGAAACTGCTCCAGGGGCGCGAGCTTTTCAATAAGACTTTAGGCGTTGTGGGATTTGGAAATATCGGATCCATTGCTGCAGGACTCGGCAAAGGGCTGCGCATGAACGTCATTGTGTTCGATCCCAATATCTCCTCGGAGCACATTGAAAAAGCAGGTTTTGAATATGTGACTTTAGATGAACTGTATGCCCGGTCGGATTACATCACCATCCATGTGCCCAAAATGGATGCCACCATTGATCTGCTGGATGCCCAGGCGTTCGCAAAGATGAAAACCGGTGTCATGGTCATCAACTGTGCCAGGGGCGGCATTGTCAATGAAGCAGCCCTGTATGACGCCATCCAGTCCGGAAAAGTGGCCGGTGCCGCCCTCGATGTATTTGCCACCGAACCTCCGGGCGGAGATCATCCCCTGCTCCAGCTGGACCAGGTGATTGCCACACCCCATTTGGGTGCCTCCACCAAAGAGGCCCAGACCAATGTTTCCGTGGCTGCCGCCAATCAGATTATTGCCTATCTGCTGCACAACACCGTGATCAATGCCGTCAATGTGCCCTCGGTGACCGGTGATGTGCTGAAACAGCTTAAACCCTTTCTCTACCTGGTGGAGCAAATGGGCAAAATGCAGGCCCAGTATAGCAAGGGCGGTGTGCGTGAGATAGAGATCGAGTACATTGGAAAATTTCCGGACCTTGATCTCAAACCCCTGACCATTAATGGAATCAAGGGCATGCTCAATGAATACGTCCGGGACGAGGTCAACTCTGTAAATGCCGTTTCCCTGGCCAATGAGATGGGAATCAAAATCAGCGAATCCACATCCCAGGAGGCCGGAAACTTTCTGAATCTGGTCCGGATGACTGTGGTTACGGACACCCAGACCAATATTTTGGAAGGCACCATTTTTGGAAAGGATGACGCCCGTATTGTAAGAATTAATAAATTCCGCCTGGAAGTTATTCCCGAGGGGCATCTGAGCATAATCCACAATGTGGACAAACCCGGCTCCATCGGTGCCATCGGTCAGAAATTAGGCGAGCACAGCATCAACATTGCCAGGATGATGGTTGGGCGTGAGGACGACGGAGATAGAAATATTATATTCCTGAGAACCGATACCCAGGTACCGCCTGAGGTGGTCAAGGAGATTGAGGCGCTTGAGCTTGTGAACACTATGACCACGTTTGAACTTTAG
- the serC gene encoding 3-phosphoserine/phosphohydroxythreonine transaminase: protein MTDHRIHNFNAGPAVLPLSVLKEIQASFLNFNNSGMSITEISHRSSYFDNVINDAVERAKRLLGLDDQYHVLFLQGGASLQFAMIPMNFLSGDQSADYVNTGTWSTKAIKEAKIQKKKHVVVASSEDKDFSYIPKNITFSKDAKYVHITSNNTIKGTQYADFPDTGGIPIIADMSSDFFSRPLPMEKFGMIYAGAQKNLGPSGTCMVILRKDLLETANADLPSMLKYSTFAEKNSMYNTPPCFGIYTIDLVLKWIEEEMGGLEKMEAYNQEKAGLLYDLIEASSFYRATAEKGSRSLMNVTFRLPSEELEQKFIKEAAAKGLGGLKGHRSVGGCRASIYNASPMESIKALVEFMDVFQKEAK, encoded by the coding sequence ATGACAGACCATAGAATTCACAATTTCAATGCCGGACCGGCAGTGCTGCCTCTGTCGGTTCTTAAAGAAATTCAGGCATCTTTCCTGAATTTCAATAATTCAGGCATGTCCATCACAGAAATCAGCCACAGATCTTCATATTTTGATAATGTTATCAATGATGCCGTGGAACGGGCCAAACGACTTTTAGGCCTGGATGATCAGTACCATGTTCTTTTTCTCCAGGGCGGGGCTTCTTTGCAGTTCGCCATGATTCCCATGAATTTTCTTTCAGGCGATCAAAGTGCCGACTATGTCAATACCGGGACCTGGTCCACCAAAGCCATCAAAGAGGCTAAAATTCAGAAGAAAAAACATGTGGTTGTGGCCTCTTCCGAGGACAAGGACTTTTCATATATCCCTAAAAATATCACCTTCAGCAAAGATGCAAAGTATGTACACATAACCTCCAACAACACCATTAAGGGAACCCAGTATGCCGATTTTCCCGATACCGGCGGGATTCCCATTATTGCAGATATGTCATCCGATTTCTTTTCACGGCCCCTTCCCATGGAAAAATTCGGCATGATCTATGCCGGCGCCCAGAAAAATTTAGGGCCGTCGGGCACCTGCATGGTGATTCTGCGCAAAGACCTTTTGGAGACAGCCAATGCGGATCTGCCTTCCATGCTCAAGTACTCCACCTTTGCAGAAAAAAATTCCATGTATAACACCCCGCCCTGTTTCGGCATCTATACCATTGATCTGGTGCTCAAATGGATCGAGGAGGAGATGGGCGGCCTTGAAAAGATGGAAGCTTATAATCAAGAAAAAGCAGGCCTTTTGTACGATCTCATTGAGGCCAGCAGTTTTTACCGGGCCACGGCGGAAAAGGGTTCCAGATCCCTGATGAACGTCACCTTCCGTCTGCCCAGTGAGGAACTTGAACAAAAATTCATCAAAGAGGCAGCAGCAAAAGGCCTTGGCGGTCTTAAAGGGCACAGATCCGTTGGCGGATGCCGGGCATCTATTTACAATGCCTCCCCCATGGAGAGCATCAAAGCCCTGGTGGAATTTATGGATGTATTTCAAAAGGAGGCAAAATAA
- a CDS encoding radical SAM protein, translating to MKIALVAPPYPLEEAPSPPLGICYVAAACIRAGADVAIFDYIVRRYSPENLARDIERFEPDVLGITAVTMNYKKAAQILVQAKKIKPSLVTLFGGPHVSFDVENTLMDYPATDLVVIGEAEKTLEELVPVLTRKELWPTIPGIAFLRNGNVIRTPPRPFIQDLDTLPMPARHLLPLSRYQALGYPVSIITSRGCPNKCIFCLGRKMVGFKVRHRSVQKVVDEIETILNYGMTFINIADDLFTSSRTRVFEFCEEVKKRKLCFSWSVFARVNTVDVEILEAMKEAGCHAVSFGIESGNSQMLARVRKGITLDQARAAASACKQSGIIAHGSFLAGLPGESRESLNDSKKFSQELNILYGYHFLAPFPGTTIRENVHAYDLEILSNDWDLYDADHAIVRTSNLSARDIERFVNDAVTPIAKNWEEKVQRFHTNRVSADEWLEVAGHFRTRMIFTALSLDLLEIHGTQPGNFDQALGLLTDKIAEASRLEPDFVKEQLSDLIQKNLIRFTPHDGGIRFFWGHNNKIPVL from the coding sequence ATGAAGATCGCGCTGGTGGCTCCGCCGTATCCCCTGGAAGAGGCACCCTCCCCGCCCCTGGGCATCTGCTACGTTGCAGCAGCCTGCATCAGGGCAGGGGCGGATGTTGCAATTTTCGACTATATTGTCCGCAGATACAGCCCTGAAAACCTGGCCCGGGATATTGAACGGTTTGAACCCGATGTGCTGGGCATCACGGCCGTCACCATGAATTATAAAAAAGCGGCACAGATCCTGGTCCAGGCAAAAAAAATCAAGCCATCCCTGGTCACTCTCTTTGGAGGTCCCCACGTCTCATTTGATGTGGAAAACACCCTGATGGACTATCCAGCAACCGATCTTGTGGTCATCGGCGAGGCAGAAAAAACCCTTGAAGAGCTGGTGCCGGTGTTGACCCGGAAAGAGCTCTGGCCAACCATCCCCGGCATTGCGTTTTTACGCAACGGCAATGTCATCCGCACCCCGCCCAGACCGTTTATCCAGGACCTTGACACGCTGCCCATGCCGGCCCGGCATCTTCTGCCCCTGTCGCGTTACCAGGCTTTAGGCTATCCTGTGAGCATCATTACCAGCCGGGGATGCCCCAACAAGTGCATCTTCTGCCTGGGGCGCAAAATGGTGGGATTCAAGGTCCGTCACCGGTCTGTCCAGAAGGTGGTGGATGAGATTGAAACCATCCTGAATTACGGCATGACTTTCATCAATATTGCCGACGACCTTTTCACCTCCAGCCGAACCCGGGTTTTTGAGTTCTGCGAAGAGGTAAAAAAAAGGAAACTGTGCTTTTCCTGGAGCGTGTTTGCACGGGTAAACACCGTGGATGTTGAAATCCTTGAAGCCATGAAGGAAGCCGGGTGCCATGCGGTCAGTTTCGGCATTGAGTCGGGAAACAGCCAGATGCTGGCCCGGGTCCGCAAGGGCATCACACTGGACCAGGCCAGGGCCGCCGCTTCAGCCTGCAAACAATCCGGCATTATTGCCCATGGCTCTTTTCTGGCGGGCCTTCCCGGAGAGTCCCGGGAAAGCCTCAACGATTCCAAAAAATTCAGCCAGGAGCTCAACATCCTCTACGGCTACCACTTTCTGGCGCCTTTTCCCGGCACCACCATCCGTGAGAATGTTCACGCCTATGACCTTGAAATTTTGAGCAATGACTGGGATCTGTACGATGCGGATCATGCCATTGTACGAACATCAAACCTTTCGGCCCGGGATATTGAACGCTTTGTCAATGATGCCGTGACACCCATCGCAAAAAACTGGGAGGAAAAGGTGCAGCGGTTTCATACGAACCGTGTCAGCGCTGACGAGTGGCTTGAGGTGGCGGGCCATTTCCGGACCCGGATGATTTTTACCGCCCTGAGCCTGGACCTGCTGGAAATCCACGGGACCCAGCCCGGGAATTTTGACCAGGCCCTTGGTTTGCTGACGGATAAAATCGCAGAAGCGTCCCGGCTTGAACCAGACTTTGTAAAGGAACAGCTGTCCGATCTGATTCAAAAAAACCTGATCCGGTTCACCCCCCATGACGGTGGCATCCGTTTCTTTTGGGGACATAACAACAAAATACCTGTTTTATAA
- a CDS encoding TrmH family RNA methyltransferase, with product MPEKVCMENVAIVLHDTRVPENIGAAARAAANMGVGELIVSAPRTLDMERILKVATHSASGLVETMTVCKTLSEALGPFNWIVGTTARLGGTRRVNTCVADLAQKLIPISSENRVAVLFGPEDRGLTNEDLRLCHDLVNIPTAGFSSLNLGQAVMIMCYELFKARNRTPEFHIPRLAGRHELENMYEELKETLALIHYINPENPEDRLDKARGFLSRYQLRAREVSIVRSICRQVARYGDQCYRAGQAAGATDGPKRQEPES from the coding sequence ATGCCTGAAAAGGTCTGCATGGAAAATGTCGCCATTGTGCTGCATGACACCCGGGTTCCGGAGAACATCGGCGCTGCGGCCCGGGCTGCGGCCAACATGGGTGTGGGAGAACTGATTGTTTCCGCGCCCAGAACTCTTGACATGGAACGGATTCTGAAGGTGGCGACCCACTCCGCGTCGGGACTGGTTGAAACCATGACGGTGTGCAAGACCCTGTCCGAAGCACTTGGGCCGTTCAACTGGATTGTAGGAACCACGGCACGGCTTGGCGGTACGCGCCGGGTGAACACCTGCGTGGCCGATCTTGCCCAAAAGCTGATTCCCATATCTTCGGAAAACAGGGTGGCTGTTCTTTTCGGCCCCGAGGACCGGGGGCTGACCAATGAAGATTTGCGCCTGTGCCACGACCTTGTGAATATCCCCACGGCCGGGTTTTCTTCCCTGAACCTGGGCCAGGCCGTCATGATCATGTGCTATGAACTGTTCAAGGCCCGCAACCGGACACCGGAATTTCATATCCCCCGCCTGGCCGGCCGGCATGAGCTTGAGAACATGTATGAAGAGCTCAAAGAGACCCTTGCCCTTATCCACTACATCAATCCAGAAAACCCGGAAGACCGGCTCGACAAGGCCCGCGGTTTTTTAAGCCGCTACCAGCTCAGGGCCCGGGAGGTGAGTATAGTCAGGAGCATCTGCCGCCAGGTGGCACGGTATGGCGACCAGTGTTACCGGGCCGGCCAGGCCGCAGGTGCGACTGACGGCCCCAAACGCCAGGAGCCGGAATCATAA
- a CDS encoding CBS domain-containing protein, with protein MKTAEDIMEKKVISITPETDITRAVEILLTNHINGVPVVDGDGELKGILCQSDLIFQQKNISLPPILTFLDSIIPLSSSKKLEHEMKKMAAVTVAQAMVTDPVTVTPDTPVSDIAALMVEKHFHTIPVVHENKVVGIVGKEDVLKTLM; from the coding sequence ATGAAAACTGCTGAAGACATCATGGAAAAAAAAGTTATTTCAATTACCCCGGAAACCGACATCACCCGGGCCGTGGAAATTCTTTTAACCAACCACATTAACGGCGTACCCGTGGTGGATGGGGATGGCGAACTCAAAGGAATTTTGTGCCAGAGTGATCTTATTTTCCAGCAGAAGAACATCTCTTTACCCCCCATTCTCACCTTCCTGGACAGCATTATTCCTTTGTCCTCATCTAAAAAACTTGAACATGAAATGAAAAAAATGGCCGCCGTCACCGTGGCCCAGGCCATGGTGACAGACCCTGTCACCGTAACACCGGACACACCGGTCAGTGACATTGCAGCCCTGATGGTTGAAAAGCACTTTCACACCATTCCTGTGGTTCACGAAAATAAGGTGGTGGGTATTGTGGGCAAGGAGGATGTGCTGAAAACATTGATGTGA
- a CDS encoding RMD1 family protein, whose protein sequence is MEKLVFGLHVNSNINIEIIKRSLLFQLIKEEPTELFYITETGGYIFIANYGSVVFVDVDQGEQTLILRSIRDLLDIESTPHFESEKYTIEIDSKKQRRVLFNKVILTSYEVDKIYTIMFSIAQSIALSYYCSQSESLIEETRIYTTQLETKGKVDLKGRQLIQYIGKVLNLKNQIARNLYVFDTPQLMWEEQSLDELHTALTRELDITLRYRYIQENLGIIQENLELFKDLSQHSHNAQLEWIIIILILIEVVDLFVTKLLR, encoded by the coding sequence GTGGAAAAACTAGTTTTCGGGCTGCATGTCAACAGCAATATCAATATTGAAATCATAAAAAGATCTCTGCTCTTTCAACTGATCAAAGAAGAACCAACAGAGCTTTTTTATATCACTGAAACAGGAGGTTATATCTTTATTGCCAATTACGGCAGTGTGGTATTTGTCGATGTGGACCAGGGCGAACAAACCCTTATTTTACGATCCATCCGCGATCTTCTGGACATTGAATCCACACCACATTTTGAAAGTGAAAAATATACCATTGAAATCGACAGCAAAAAACAGCGCAGGGTTCTTTTCAATAAAGTCATTCTGACTTCATACGAGGTAGATAAGATCTACACGATCATGTTCTCCATCGCCCAGTCCATCGCCTTAAGTTATTACTGTTCACAGTCTGAATCTCTTATAGAAGAGACAAGGATCTACACCACCCAGCTGGAGACAAAGGGGAAAGTCGATCTTAAAGGCAGACAACTGATCCAGTATATCGGAAAAGTCCTGAACTTAAAAAATCAGATTGCCCGCAACCTCTATGTCTTTGACACCCCGCAACTGATGTGGGAAGAGCAAAGTCTTGACGAGCTGCATACCGCCCTGACCCGGGAACTTGATATAACGCTGCGCTACCGTTATATCCAGGAAAATTTAGGAATTATCCAGGAGAATCTTGAGCTGTTCAAGGATCTTTCCCAGCACAGCCACAATGCCCAGCTGGAGTGGATTATTATCATTCTGATCCTCATTGAGGTGGTTGATCTGTTTGTAACTAAACTACTCCGCTGA
- a CDS encoding 4'-phosphopantetheinyl transferase superfamily protein, which produces MQNTRLLFRDQGIHFCLVHIPEMLKALLPQSVGPGYQTRPGIQFRRDEFAQPVLSQAELTGLNQLFALKKQVERLAGRWAVKNLVMQQAKLSPDDIEIHNDSSGAPVLPAFLDYAISISHAGDYALAAALPGKANALGIDMEVIRPVDIPALLHAGFSQKEQQTYAGADLETILKIWTIKEAMLKYRRTGLKASVKKIEWLDETLFENYAVIEDLFVKSYHRDNIIFSVVSGHPSGGGKRISGVV; this is translated from the coding sequence ATGCAGAACACACGCCTGCTGTTCCGGGACCAGGGCATTCATTTCTGTCTTGTCCACATTCCGGAAATGCTCAAGGCGTTGTTACCCCAAAGTGTCGGGCCTGGTTACCAGACCAGGCCCGGCATCCAATTCCGTCGGGATGAGTTTGCACAGCCTGTGCTGTCTCAAGCTGAACTCACCGGACTCAATCAATTGTTTGCCCTGAAAAAACAGGTGGAGCGCCTGGCCGGACGGTGGGCAGTCAAGAACCTTGTCATGCAGCAGGCAAAACTTTCCCCGGATGACATTGAAATACACAATGATTCATCCGGGGCACCCGTTTTGCCAGCCTTTCTTGATTATGCCATATCCATTTCACATGCCGGTGATTATGCCCTGGCCGCAGCCCTGCCCGGTAAAGCCAATGCCCTGGGCATTGATATGGAGGTCATACGCCCTGTGGATATCCCGGCGCTTTTACATGCCGGATTTTCCCAAAAAGAACAACAGACATATGCCGGCGCAGATCTTGAAACCATTCTGAAAATTTGGACCATTAAAGAAGCGATGCTCAAATACCGGCGGACCGGTTTAAAAGCCTCGGTGAAAAAAATAGAATGGCTGGATGAAACACTTTTCGAAAATTATGCTGTCATTGAGGATCTTTTCGTAAAATCATACCACCGGGATAATATCATTTTTTCAGTTGTCTCTGGACATCCGTCTGGGGGAGGCAAAAGGATCAGCGGAGTAGTTTAG